Proteins encoded by one window of Anomalospiza imberbis isolate Cuckoo-Finch-1a 21T00152 chromosome 20, ASM3175350v1, whole genome shotgun sequence:
- the RPS6KB1 gene encoding ribosomal protein S6 kinase beta-1 — translation MAGVFDIDLDQPEDAGSDEELEEGGQLSESMDHGGVGQYDLGMEHCEKFEISETSVNRGPEKIRPECFELLRVLGKGGYGKVFQVRKVTGANTGKIFAMKVLKKAMIVRNAKDTAHTKAERNILEEVKHPFIVDLIYAFQTGGKLYLILEYLSGGELFMQLEREGIFMEDTACFYLAEISMALGHLHQKGIIYRDLKPENIMLNHQGHVKLTDFGLCKESIHDGTVTHTFCGTIEYMAPEILMRSGHNRAVDWWSLGALMYDMLTGAPPFTGENRKKTIDKILKCKLNLPPYLTQEARDLLKKLLKRNAASRLGAGPGDAGEVQAHAFFRHINWDELLARKVEPPFKPLLQSEEDVSQFDSKFTRQTPVDSPDDSTLSESANQVFLGFTYVAPSVLESVKEKFSFEPKIRSPRRFIGSPRTPVSPVKFSPGEFWGRGASAGASNTQTPVEYPMETSGMEQMDVTVCGEASAPLPIRQPNSGPYKKQAFPMISKRPEHLRMNL, via the exons atGGCGGGAGTGTTCGACATCGACCTGGACCAGCCCGAGGACGCGGGCTCAGacgaggagctggaggagggg GGTCAATTAAGTGAGAGCATGGACCATGGAGGAGTTGGCCAATATGACCT TGGCATGGAACATTGTGAAAAATTTGAGATTTCAGAGACCAGTGTGAACAGAGGCCCCGAGAAGATCCGCCCGGAGTGCTTCGAGTTACTGCGCGTGCTGGGCAAAGGCGGCTACGGCAAG GTGTTTCAAGTACGAAAAGTAACCGGAGCAAACACCGGGAAAATATTTGCCATGAAAGTTCTTAAAAAG GCAATGATTGTAAGGAATGCCAAGGATACAGCTCACACGAAAGCAGAGAGGAATATACTGGAGGAAGTGAAACATCCCTTCATTGTAGACTTAATTTATGCCTTTCAGACTGGTGGAAAACTCTACCTCATCCTTGAGTATCTCAGTG GAGGAGAACTATTTATGCAGTTAGAGAGAGAAGGGATATTTATGGAAGACACAGCCTG CTTTTACTTGGCAGAAATCTCCATGGCACTGGGGCACCTGCATCAAAAAGGAATCATCTACCGGGATCTGAAGCCAGAAAATATCATGCTTAATCATCAAG GTCATGTAAAACTGACTGACTTCGGGTTATGTAAAGAATCCATTCACGATGGAACAGTCACACACACATTCTGTGGAACAATTGAATACAT GGCCCCTGAAATCTTGATGAGGAGTGGGCATAACCGTGCTGTGGACTGGTGGAGTTTGGGGGCATTAATGTATGACATGCTGACTGGAGCA CCTCCTTTCACTGgggagaacagaaagaaaacaattgaCAAGATTCTCAAGTGTAAACTCAACTTGCCTCCCTACCTCACACAAGAAGCCAGAGATCTGCTTAAAAAG CTGCTAAAAAGAAATGCTGCCTCACGTCTAGGAGCTGGTCCTGGAGATGCTGGAGAAGTTCAG GCTCACGCGTTCTTCAGACACATCAACTGGGACGAGCTGCTGGCACGCAAGGTGGAACCTCCTTTTAAACCCTTATTG CAATCTGAAGAGGATGTGAGCCAGTTTGATTCAAAGTTTACACGTCAGACACCTGTTGATAGCCCAGATGACTCAACTCTCAGTGAAAGTGCCAACCAGGTTTTTCTG GGTTTTACGTATGTGGCTCCATCTGTACTTGAAAGtgtaaaagagaaattttcttttgaacCAAAAATTCGATCACCTCGCAGATTCATAGGTAGCCCTAGGACACCAGTCAG cCCTGTCAAGTTTTCCCCTGGGGAATTCTGGGGAAGAGGTGCTTCTGCCGGCGCGTCCAACACCCAGACACCTGTGGAATACCCGATGGAGACCAGTGGAATGGAACAAATGGATGTGACAGTCTGTGGAGAGGCTTCAGCACCACTTCCAATCCGGCAACCAAACTCTGGGCCCTACAAAAAACAGGCTTTTCCCATGATTTCCAAACGACCGGAGCACTTGCGCATGAATCTATGA
- the RNFT1 gene encoding E3 ubiquitin-protein ligase RNFT1 yields the protein MRRHKLEKTPGAHPTMHPDCAHLHSIQGSGDDSSSSSSSSPRLAGDGSCHAGTEDVRIQLSSSAGEPRESATSRASRPGSQSRSHGHARGEAGGPEDAAAEPEEQGGSSLSELRYLLQWLHKSLPYLLILSVKLLMQHVTGISLGIGLLTTYAYANKSIVNQVFLRERCSKLQCTWLLLYLSGSSLLLYYTFHSQSLYHSLIFLSPTVDFMNFWEVLWIVGVTDFILKFVFMGLKCFILLVPSFIISFKSKGYWYMLLEELCQYYRMFVPIPVWFRYLMAYGELDTALGWTLGILLGLLYLILKLLSFFGQWRTFRQVLRIFFTRPHYGVPASKRQCSESDDICSICQAEFQKPILLICQHTFCEECISLWFNREKTCPLCRTVISDHVNKWKDGATSMHLQIF from the exons ATGAG GAGGCACAAATTAGAAAAAACCCCAGGAGCACACCCCACCATGCACCCCGACTGCGCCCATCTCCACAGCATCCAGGGCAGCGGCGAtgactcttcctcctcctcctcctcctcgcccaggctggcgGGAGACGGCTCCTGCCACGCCGGCACTGAGGACGTGCGCATCCAGCTGAGCTCCAGCGCGGGGGAACCCAGGGAAAGCGCGACCTCCCGGGCCTCCAGGCCGGGCTCCCAGAGCCGCTCGCACGGGCACGCCCGTGGGGAGGCTGGAGGCCCCGAGGATGCGGCTGCGGAGCCGGAGGAGCAGGGCGGGAGCTCCCTGTCGGAGCTGCGGTACCTCCTGCAGTGGCTGCACAAGAGCCTGCCCTACCTCCTGATCCTCAGCGTCAAACTCCTCATGCAGCACGTCACTG GCATTTCTCTTGGAATTGGGCTGCTAACAACTTACGCGTATGCAAACAAAAGCATAGTAAATCAGGTTTTTCTCAGA GAACGGTGCTCCAAGTTGCAATGCACTTGGTTACTGCTCTACCTAAGTGGATCATCTCTCCTCTTGTACTACACCTTCCACTCTCAGTCCCTGTATCACAG CTTAATCTTCTTAAGCCCCACTGTGGATTTTATGAACTTTTGGGAGGTGCTTTGGATTGTGGGAGTCACAGACTTTATTCTGAAATTTGTCTTCATGGGCTTGAAGTGCTTTATTCtcctggtgccttcttttatcaTATCCTTTAAATCCAAG GGCTACTGGTACATGCTGTTAGAAGAACTCTGCCAGTATTACCGTATGTTTGTCCCCATACCAGTTTGGTTCCGTTACCTCATGGCCTATGGGGAGCTGGACACTGCTCTGGGATGGACCCTTGGCATTCTCCTGGGCCTTCTCTACCTCATCCTCAAG CTTTTGAGCTTTTTTGGACAATGGAGGACCTTCAGGCAGGTCTTAAGGATATTTTTTACACGCCCA CACTATGGGGTGCCAGCCAGCAAGAGACAGTGCTCTGAATCTGATGATATTTGTTCCATTTGCCAAGCTGAATTTCAGAAGCCTATTCTGCTGATCTGTCAG CACACATTTTGTGAAGAATGCATCTCTTTATGGTTTAATAGAGAAAAAACCTGTCCACTCTGCAGAACTGTTATTTCAGACCATGTTAACAAGTGGAAGGATGGAGCCACATCTATGCATCTCCAGATTTTCTAA